In Deltaproteobacteria bacterium, a single window of DNA contains:
- a CDS encoding sigma-54-dependent Fis family transcriptional regulator encodes MIAYSVYIVDDEETIRSGLTHILKGKYRTKTFPSAEEALAAVKKSSPDLILLDLGLPVMSGLDALREIKTICPEAQVVVITAYDDVKSVVTAMKNGAYDYIVKPLQVDTLEVSIENALETVRLKKEIRNLQESALRDNLPGFIGKSETIQDVMDLVKTLAKSPDTPILIRGETGTGKELIASAIHYRSPNFKGPFVSVNCAAIPKELIESELFGYEKGAFSGASAAGKKGLVEHAAGGTLFLDEVGDMSMEAQAKLLRFLEEGEFYRVGGTRVHNVRTRVVSATNKDLGAMIEKGLFREDLYYRLAVAMVEVPSLNDRPEDIVPLARYFLLEFSRKFGKRYTGFSPDAEAALKSHRWRGNVRELRNIIERGALIGTGEVLAAREIGLDASDDGREMKQAPEDRTFPEIPPEGIDLTSVQESIEKRYIEEALQRTGGNESKAAVLLNINHHTFRYRKKKLKV; translated from the coding sequence TTGATCGCCTATTCGGTCTATATCGTCGACGACGAGGAAACGATCCGGTCCGGGCTGACCCATATTTTAAAAGGTAAATACCGGACAAAGACTTTCCCCTCTGCGGAAGAGGCGCTGGCGGCTGTCAAGAAATCCTCTCCCGATCTCATACTCCTCGATCTCGGCCTTCCAGTCATGAGCGGGCTCGACGCGTTGCGCGAGATCAAGACGATCTGCCCGGAAGCGCAGGTGGTCGTGATAACCGCTTACGACGACGTCAAGAGCGTCGTCACCGCGATGAAGAACGGGGCGTACGATTACATCGTCAAGCCCCTCCAGGTGGATACGCTCGAAGTCAGCATCGAGAACGCGCTGGAGACCGTACGGCTTAAAAAGGAGATCCGGAATCTTCAGGAAAGCGCCTTAAGGGATAACCTCCCCGGATTCATAGGCAAAAGCGAGACGATCCAGGACGTCATGGACCTCGTGAAGACACTGGCGAAAAGCCCCGACACACCGATCCTGATCCGGGGGGAAACCGGCACCGGGAAGGAGCTGATCGCAAGCGCCATCCACTACCGGAGCCCGAATTTCAAGGGCCCGTTCGTGAGCGTAAACTGCGCCGCAATCCCGAAGGAGCTGATCGAGAGCGAATTGTTCGGTTACGAGAAAGGGGCGTTCAGCGGCGCGAGCGCGGCGGGCAAGAAGGGGCTGGTGGAGCATGCCGCCGGCGGCACATTGTTCCTCGACGAGGTGGGGGACATGAGCATGGAAGCGCAGGCGAAACTTCTTCGGTTCCTCGAGGAGGGGGAATTCTACCGGGTGGGTGGAACCCGGGTTCACAATGTACGGACAAGGGTGGTGTCCGCTACGAACAAGGATCTCGGTGCGATGATCGAGAAAGGGCTCTTCCGCGAAGACCTGTACTACCGGCTTGCAGTGGCGATGGTGGAGGTGCCGTCGCTGAACGACCGTCCCGAGGACATCGTTCCCCTTGCGCGCTATTTTCTTCTCGAGTTCAGCCGCAAGTTCGGCAAGCGATACACGGGGTTTTCCCCCGACGCCGAAGCGGCGCTGAAAAGTCATCGTTGGAGGGGCAACGTCCGCGAGTTGAGGAACATCATCGAGCGCGGAGCGCTTATCGGCACGGGAGAGGTACTCGCAGCCCGGGAAATCGGTCTCGACGCCTCGGACGATGGACGTGAAATGAAGCAGGCGCCGGAAGACAGGACTTTCCCGGAAATCCCTCCCGAGGGGATAGACCTGACCTCTGTCCAGGAATCGATCGAGAAACGCTACATCGAGGAGGCGCTTCAACGGACCGGCGGGAACGAGAGCAAGGCGGCGGTGCTGCTGAACATCAATCATCACACTTTTCGATACAGAAAGAAGAAATTGAAGGTTTAG
- a CDS encoding PAS domain S-box protein: protein MRISTKLAMASLIPALMALVTAAGMFSSYRSINSLENKEIVAYRISNELSELNGLVRTYILYHEERPVRQFFIKHEETKNLIAGLTFEDRRRRQFVEGIARNTETIKVLFLKLVSNREFHGSAGDARLIEEAERRLLGQVLIRSRAAKADASRLTILMSEEIIAGQRRISYLVIVLLAAAVVVCTTLLLGMTNKLTGSLERLRNGAGIVGSGNFDHRIGISSEDEIGALSASFDLMTGKLKETTVSLHESETRFRTLIENSPVGVSLVRDRRVLFINPEQRRLFGSIPEEFDLREFRDVHPEDSGRFARLCEAVSVGGTGSLETDLRFFPYGKSVEGTEMRWVHLRAIPLVYSGENCTLLSMVDITGRKEMELQLMAQEKMASLGQIAAGIAHEIRNPLSGINIYLSALEEVQEAPELQDEERKEAIRRIMEQLHSASSRIEDVIKKVMGFTQTRAPRMEAIDINLAIEEAIDFTSTHLRKIGITLVRSLPKDHPRCRADHQLIAQVLVNMISNAAQAMENAAAPKTIEISSVVENGKIVIRVADSGPGVPQAVRDKIFAPFYTTRKDGYGIGLSFCRRVIGDHGGTLSVAAGPLGGAEFRIEIPAGEGEVVA, encoded by the coding sequence ATGAGGATATCGACAAAGCTCGCAATGGCGTCTCTTATCCCCGCGCTGATGGCGCTGGTGACGGCAGCAGGCATGTTCTCCTCATACAGGTCCATAAATTCGCTGGAGAATAAGGAGATCGTCGCATACCGGATCAGCAACGAGTTGAGCGAGCTGAACGGCCTGGTCCGCACCTATATCCTTTACCACGAGGAGAGGCCGGTCCGGCAGTTCTTCATCAAACACGAGGAAACGAAAAATCTTATAGCCGGATTGACTTTCGAAGACCGGCGCCGGCGGCAGTTCGTGGAAGGCATTGCCAGGAACACGGAGACGATAAAGGTCCTGTTCCTGAAGCTGGTTTCCAACCGCGAGTTCCACGGTTCCGCCGGTGACGCCCGCCTGATTGAGGAGGCCGAGCGGCGGCTCCTTGGCCAGGTGCTCATCCGGTCCCGCGCCGCCAAGGCCGACGCATCCCGCCTGACCATCCTGATGAGCGAGGAAATCATTGCCGGCCAGCGGCGGATCTCTTACCTTGTCATCGTGTTGCTGGCTGCCGCCGTGGTTGTTTGCACTACGTTGCTCCTCGGCATGACTAATAAACTGACGGGGTCGCTTGAAAGGCTGCGGAACGGCGCGGGGATCGTCGGGAGCGGAAACTTCGATCACAGGATCGGAATTTCGTCCGAAGACGAGATCGGCGCGCTGTCGGCGTCTTTCGATCTAATGACCGGGAAGCTGAAGGAAACAACCGTGTCGCTGCACGAGAGCGAGACTCGTTTCCGCACGCTGATAGAGAACTCTCCCGTGGGCGTGTCCCTTGTCAGGGACAGACGGGTTCTGTTCATCAACCCGGAGCAGCGGCGTCTCTTCGGGTCGATCCCGGAAGAATTCGACCTTCGTGAATTCAGGGACGTCCACCCCGAGGACTCGGGGAGGTTCGCAAGGCTATGCGAAGCGGTATCGGTGGGAGGCACCGGGTCGCTCGAGACGGACCTTCGATTTTTCCCGTACGGGAAGTCCGTGGAAGGGACGGAGATGCGCTGGGTCCATCTTCGGGCCATCCCGCTGGTATACAGTGGCGAAAATTGCACCCTTTTGAGCATGGTGGACATAACCGGCCGGAAGGAGATGGAGCTCCAGCTCATGGCCCAGGAGAAGATGGCGTCCCTGGGGCAGATTGCGGCGGGCATCGCTCACGAGATCCGGAACCCCCTGTCCGGGATAAACATTTACCTGTCGGCGCTGGAGGAGGTTCAGGAGGCCCCCGAGTTGCAGGATGAGGAGAGGAAGGAGGCGATCCGACGGATCATGGAACAGCTTCATTCGGCCTCCTCCCGGATCGAGGATGTGATAAAGAAGGTCATGGGTTTTACCCAAACCCGTGCTCCGCGCATGGAAGCCATAGACATCAACCTTGCGATAGAGGAGGCGATCGACTTCACGTCGACGCATCTTCGCAAGATCGGGATTACGCTCGTCCGTTCCTTGCCGAAGGACCATCCGCGTTGCCGGGCCGACCATCAGCTTATCGCACAGGTTCTCGTCAACATGATATCGAACGCGGCGCAGGCCATGGAAAACGCCGCGGCGCCGAAGACCATAGAGATCTCTTCCGTCGTCGAGAACGGGAAGATCGTCATCCGTGTGGCCGACTCCGGCCCGGGGGTGCCGCAGGCGGTACGCGACAAGATCTTCGCCCCGTTCTATACAACGCGGAAGGACGGGTACGGGATAGGATTGAGTTTCTGCCGTCGCGTGATCGGGGACCATGGCGGAACTCTGTCGGTCGCCGCCGGCCCGCTGGGCGGGGCCGAGTTCCGGATCGAGATTCCCGCCGGGGAAGGCGAGGTAGTCGCTTGA